The following coding sequences lie in one Oryza brachyantha chromosome 10, ObraRS2, whole genome shotgun sequence genomic window:
- the LOC102711293 gene encoding ubiquitin-fold modifier-conjugating enzyme 1, which produces MEGWDRGTKSVVGEIPLLSTRAGPRDGEAWRQRLKEEYRALIAYTSVNKSKDNDWFRISAANPEGTRWEGSCWYVHNLRRYEFPLQFDIPVAYPQVAPEIELPTLDGKTHKMYRGGKICLTVHFKPLWAKNCPRFGIAHALCLGLAPWLAAEVPILVDSGMVKHKDDEAAPADAAAASGSAAAS; this is translated from the exons atggaggggTGGGACAGGGGGACGAAGAGCGTGGTGGGTGAGATCCCGCTGCTGTCGACGCGGGCGGGGCCCCGGGATGGCGAGGCATGGCGGCAGCGGCTCAAGGAGGAGTACCGCGCGCTCATCGCCTACACGTCGGTGAACAAGTCCAAGGACAACGACTGGTTCCGCATCTCCGCCGCCAACCCGGAGGGCACCCGCTGGGAGGGCTCCTGCTGGTACGTCCACAACCTCCGCCGCTACGAGTTCCCCCTCCAGTTCGACATCCCCGTCGCCTACCCCCAGGTCGCCCCCGAGATCGAGCTCCCCACCCTCGACGGCAAGACCCACAAG ATGTACCGTGGGGGAAAGATTTGCCTCACCGTGCACTTCAAGCCGCTGTGGGCGAAGAACTGCCCAAGGTTCGGGATCGCGCACGCTCTGTGCCTCGGCCTCGCGCCGTGGCTGGCAGCGGAGGTGCCGATCCTGGTCGATTCGGGCATGGTTAAGCACAAGGACGATGAGGCGGCTCCGGCCGATGCAGCGGCAGCGTCTGGATCTGCCGCTGCTTCGTAG